A single genomic interval of Colius striatus isolate bColStr4 chromosome 9, bColStr4.1.hap1, whole genome shotgun sequence harbors:
- the LOC133626116 gene encoding protocadherin alpha-2-like: protein MGACWGPVLRVLVVQAAWALCGGQVRYSVSEEAEPGTVVGRLAQDVGLEAGEAEARRLRLVSQGRRASVEVSGASGALVVSSRLDREELCGKSAPCVLRLEVLVERPLRVFHIELEVTDINDNAPIFPAGRKNLSMAESSLPGSRFPLEGASDADIGANAQLSYTLSPNENFRIEEENLKSRSKSLFLVLMKSLDRETMAEHRLVLTASDGGRPSLTGTMELVISVLDANDNAPQFNQSVYKVQVLENAPPGTVFFQLTATDKDEGINGEVYYVLSERVSEKLQDLFIIDRKSGEIRTTAALDFEGVQWYDLEIEARDKGTLPLSGHCSVELEVLDVNDNAPEVRVTSLSVPVPEDASVGTVVALLSVSDRDSGANGRVRCSVWPSSPFGLVSAFAGSYSLVLREALDRERVSEYEVEVRAEDGGSPPLRGRLGVRVPVSDVNDNAPAFAQAVYTVLARENNAAGAELARVWARDPDEAGNGRVSYSVWEGGSGVGVVGGVLLSGGVWRPASSYVSVDAESGRVWALQALDYEEVQVLQFEVRAVDAGEPPLCGNATVQVFVLDENDNAPALLPSAGGGAGVGVDAGGASSLEAASGSLWAWAAWGAPAGQVVAKIRAVDADSGYNAWLRYELLEPRGKSPFRVGLYSGEVSTLRALEEADGPRQRLVIVVRDHGEPSRSATATLSVSLLEGAEAALAAAGSGSGRPGLRPLSGVEGGAESSSSSTNVWLVVAICAVSSLFLLAVVLYGASRWVPRAAVLSGPGPTTLVCASEVGSWSYSQRQSRSLCVADGAGKSDLMVFSPNFPPPPPGPAAKETQPDPSALLDTVSATVFLTLFLSSPLLLTQPLGMRYYEPG from the coding sequence ATGGGCGCGTGCTGGGGGCCGGTGCTGCGGGTGCTGGTGGTGCAGGCGGCGTGGGCGCTGTGCGGCGGTCAGGTGCGGTACTCGGTGTCGGAGGAAGCGGAGCCCGGGACGGTGGTGGGCCGTCTGGCGCAGGACGTGGGTCTGGAGGCGGGCGAGGCGGAGGCGCGGCGTCTGCGCCTGGTGTCGCAGGGCCGGCGGGCGAGCGTGGAGGTGAGCGGGGCGAGCGGGGCGCTGGTGGTGAGCTCGCGGCTGGACCGGGAGGAGCTGTGCGGGAAGAGCGCGCCGTGCGTGCTGCggctggaggtgctggtggaGCGGCCACTGCGCGTGTTCCACATCGAGCTGGAGGTCACCGACATCAACGACAACGCTCCGATCTTCCCCGCCGGCCGGAAAAACCTGAGCATGGCGGAATCGTCGCTGCCGGGTTCCCGTTTCCCACTGGAGGGCGCGTCGGATGCAGATATCGGAGCCAACGCTCAGCTCTCCTACACACTCAGTCCAAATGAAAATTTTAGaatagaggaagaaaacctTAAATCTCGCAGTAAGTCGCTGTTTCTGGTGCTGATGAAATCTCTTGATCGCGAGACAATGGCTGAGCACCGTTTGGTGTTGACAGCGAGTGACGGGGGCCGTCCGTCGCTAACGGGCACGATGGAGCTGGTGATCTCGGTGCTGGACGCGAACGACAACGCGCCCCAGTTCAACCAGTCGGTGTATAAAGTGCAGGTGCTGGAGAACGCGCCTCCAgggactgtattttttcaattgacAGCGACAGACAAAGATGAGGGAATTAATGGGGAGGTATATTACGTGTTAAGCGAGAGAGTTTCTGAGAAACTTCAGGACTTGTTCATAATCGATAGAAAATCCGGGGAAATACGGACTACCGCCGCCCTGGATTTTGAGGGCGTGCAATGGTATGACTTGGAGATCGAAGCGAGAGATAAGGGGACTTTGCCGCTGTCAGGTCACTGCAGCGtggagctggaggtgctggACGTGAACGACAACGCGCCGGAGGTGCGGGTGACGTCGCTGTCGGTGCCGGTGCCGGAGGACGCGTCGGTGGGGACGGTGGTGGCGCTGCTGAGCGTGTCGGACCGGGACTCGGGGGCGAACGGGCGCGTGCGCTGCTCGGTGTGGCCGTCGTCGCCGTTCGGTCTGGTGTCGGCGTTCGCGGGCTCGTACTCGCTGGTGCTGCGGGAGGCGCTGGACCGGGAGCGGGTGTCGGAGTACGAGGTGGAGGTGCGTGCGGAGGACGGCGGGTCTCCGCCTTTGCGCGGCAGGCTCGGCGTGCGGGTGCCGGTGTCGGACGTGAACGACAACGCGCCGGCGTTCGCGCAGGCCGTGTACACGGTGCTGGCGCGGGAGAACAACGCGGCGGGGGCGGAGCTGGCGCGGGTGTGGGCGCGGGACCCGGACGAGGCGGGCAACGGCCGCGTGAGCTACTCGGTGTGGGAGGGCGGCAGCGGCGTTGGCGTTGTCGGCGGGGTTTTGTTGTCGGGCGGCGTGTGGCGTCCGGCGTCGAGCTACGTGTCGGTGGACGCGGAGAGCGGTCGCGTGTGGGCGCTGCAGGCGCTGGACTACGAGGAGGTGCAGGTGCTGCAGTTCGAGGTGCGTGCGGTGGACGCGGGGGAGCCGCCGCTGTGCGGCAACGCGACGGTGCAGGTGTTCGTGTTGGACGAGAACGACAACgcgccggcgctgctgccgtcTGCGGGCGGCGGTGCGGGCGTGGGTGTCGACGCGGGTGGGGCTTCGTCGTTGGAGGCGGCGTCGGGGTCGCTGTGGGCGTGGGCGGCGTGGGGGGCGCCGGCGGGGCAGGTGGTGGCGAAGATCCGTGCGGTGGACGCGGACTCGGGCTACAACGCGTGGCTGCGGTACGAGCTGTTGGAGCCGCGTGGGAAGAGCCCGTTCCGCGTGGGGCTGTACAGCGGCGAGGTGAGCACGTTGCGGGCGCTGGAGGAGGCGGACGGCCCTCGTCAGAGGCTGGTGATCGTGGTGCGGGACCACGGCGAGCCGTCGCGCTCGGCCACGGCCACGCTGAGCGTGTCGCTGCTGGAGGGCGCCGAGGCGGCGTTGGCGGCCGCGGGCTCGGGCTCTGggcggccggggctgcggccgtTGTCGGGCGTGGAGGGCGGCGCGGAGTCGTCGTCATCGTCGACGAACGTGTGGCTGGTGGTGGCCATCTGCGCGGTGTCGAGCCTGTTCCTGCTGGCGGTGGTGCTGTACGGGGCGTCTCGGTGGGTGCCGCGGGCGGCCGTGCTGTCGGGTCCCGGTCCGACGACGCTGGTGTGCGCCAGCGAAGTGGGGAGCTGGTCGTACTCGCAGCGTCAGAGCCGGAGCCTGTGCGTGGCGGACGGCGCGGGCAAGAGCGACCTGATGGTTTTCAGTCCCAACTTCCCGCCGCCGCCACCCGGCCCCGCGGCGAAGGAGACGCAGCCGGATCCTTCGGCTCTTCTGGACACGGTCAGTGCCACAGTCTTCCTTACGCTTTTCCTATCCTCACCCTTGTTACTCACCCAGCCCCTGGGCATGAGGTATTATGAGCCAGGTTGA